DNA from bacterium:
GGTCACTGTCGCAAGGAGCGAAGTTTGCCGTTATGGAAGGAGATCCCACGAAAGAAGGATTGTTTACGATGCGTCTCTCGATCCCGGACGGATATAAGATTCCGCCGCATTCCCATCCAGCAGTGGAACATGTCACTGTGATTTCAGGAACATTCCATATTGGAATGGGAGACAAATTTGACGAATCCAAATTGAACCCCATGACGGCAGGTACGTTCGGTTTCCTGGCTCCTAAGATGAACCACTTTGCAATGGCAAAA
Protein-coding regions in this window:
- a CDS encoding cupin domain-containing protein, giving the protein MKKRISFFGVLTLFSALWIGAADHGIFAPDAIQWQNGPGSLSQGAKFAVMEGDPTKEGLFTMRLSIPDGYKIPPHSHPAVEHVTVISGTFHIGMGDKFDESKLNPMTAGTFGFLAPKMNHFAMAKGDTVIQLHGVGPWQINYVNPADDPRKK